From one Henriciella marina DSM 19595 genomic stretch:
- a CDS encoding VOC family protein has protein sequence MYSHMMVGSNDLDKAKTFYDATFEAIGGKPGVMDPKGRLVYLHNGAVFLVTPPIDGEPATHGNGMTIGFAMKSTDEADAWHKAGAAAGGKEIEDPPGWREGGGQKLYLAYLRDPDGNKLCALCR, from the coding sequence ATGTACAGCCACATGATGGTCGGATCGAATGATCTGGACAAAGCCAAGACTTTCTATGACGCGACCTTTGAGGCGATCGGCGGCAAGCCGGGCGTGATGGATCCCAAGGGGCGTCTTGTCTATCTGCACAATGGCGCGGTCTTCCTCGTCACGCCGCCGATTGACGGTGAGCCTGCGACGCATGGCAATGGCATGACGATCGGCTTTGCCATGAAGTCCACCGATGAGGCCGATGCCTGGCACAAGGCGGGCGCAGCGGCTGGCGGCAAGGAAATCGAGGACCCGCCAGGCTGGCGCGAAGGCGGCGGGCAGAAGCTTTACCTCGCCTATCTGCGCGACCCGGATGGCAACAAGCTCTGCGCGCTCTGCCGCTGA
- a CDS encoding glutathione S-transferase C-terminal domain-containing protein, which produces MTSYTLYGAEVSYFTGKARSYMDWRGVDYQEKPATQAVYKELILPNVGWPVIPVATLPDGTVVQDTADIMAAVERIEQKDPPAWPTSPLQHFVSELLHLYGDEWLVIPAMHYRWNYNEDWAYGEFGALSAPDLSRDEQYDLGKKNGARFKGALPVLGVSDTTIPGIEKSYEAFLRELSAHLDTHPYLLGGRPTLGDFAFYGPLYAHLYRDPASGELMKRLAPKVADWVERMQAGGGKGAGALLADDAIPQSLEPILARQMRVQWPAIDDTAKLFEDWAANAEPGTPVPRALGDLIIDIEGHRGPAKARSFPLWRLQAALDVYEAMDEQTRARADELLARIGGDALKAFHLPARLKRENCQVVLA; this is translated from the coding sequence ATGACGAGCTACACATTGTACGGCGCCGAGGTCAGCTATTTTACCGGGAAAGCCCGCTCCTATATGGACTGGCGCGGCGTCGACTATCAGGAAAAACCTGCAACCCAGGCCGTCTACAAGGAGCTCATCCTGCCAAACGTCGGCTGGCCGGTCATTCCTGTGGCCACACTGCCGGACGGCACGGTCGTGCAGGATACCGCCGATATCATGGCAGCGGTAGAGCGGATCGAGCAGAAGGACCCGCCCGCCTGGCCCACTTCGCCATTGCAGCACTTTGTCAGTGAACTGCTTCACCTTTACGGCGACGAGTGGCTCGTCATCCCGGCGATGCACTACCGCTGGAACTACAATGAAGACTGGGCCTATGGCGAATTTGGCGCGCTCTCTGCGCCAGACCTCTCAAGAGACGAGCAATACGACCTCGGCAAGAAGAATGGCGCCCGCTTCAAAGGGGCGCTTCCCGTGCTGGGCGTCAGCGACACCACCATTCCCGGCATCGAGAAAAGCTACGAAGCCTTCCTGCGCGAGCTCTCGGCCCACCTCGACACCCACCCCTACCTTCTAGGTGGGCGGCCGACCTTGGGCGATTTTGCCTTTTACGGTCCGCTTTACGCCCATCTCTACCGCGACCCAGCCTCCGGCGAGCTGATGAAGCGGCTTGCCCCCAAGGTTGCAGACTGGGTTGAGCGGATGCAGGCGGGCGGCGGCAAGGGCGCCGGCGCGCTCCTGGCAGATGACGCCATACCGCAAAGCCTGGAGCCGATCCTCGCCCGACAGATGCGCGTGCAATGGCCAGCCATCGACGACACAGCTAAACTCTTCGAGGACTGGGCTGCCAATGCAGAGCCCGGCACCCCTGTTCCCCGCGCCCTTGGCGACCTCATCATCGACATTGAGGGACATCGCGGCCCTGCAAAGGCCCGCAGCTTCCCGCTCTGGCGGCTACAGGCCGCGCTCGATGTTTATGAGGCGATGGATGAGCAGACCCGCGCGCGCGCAGATGAGCTGCTCGCCCGCATTGGCGGCGACGCGCTGAAAGCCTTCCACCTGCCTGCCCGCCTGAAACGCGAGAACTGTCAGGTGGTGCTGGCCTAA
- the fghA gene encoding S-formylglutathione hydrolase gives MDTVSDWVSFGGDLSVHEHESETLGCNMRFAVFEPPQSSDEPVPVLWYLSGLTCNWSNVMEKGGLQRKASELGVMIVAPDTSPRGDDVADDEAYDLGQGAGFYLTATQEPWAKHYKMDQYIMEELPSVIRSNFAADMRRQSIFGHSMGGHGALVLALRNPGHFRSVSAFSPIVAPSQVPWGEKAFSAYLGDDKDAWEEWDACELVRKTQLETTILIDQGEDDQFLEEQLKPRLFEEACREAGQSLAIRMRPGYDHSYYFISTFMDDHIMHHAKALYG, from the coding sequence TTGGACACAGTATCAGACTGGGTAAGTTTTGGCGGAGATCTCAGCGTTCATGAGCATGAAAGCGAGACGCTTGGCTGTAACATGCGGTTTGCCGTGTTTGAGCCGCCGCAGTCGAGCGATGAGCCTGTTCCGGTTCTCTGGTATCTTTCCGGACTGACATGCAACTGGTCCAACGTCATGGAAAAGGGCGGCCTGCAGCGCAAGGCGTCAGAGCTTGGTGTGATGATCGTGGCGCCAGACACAAGCCCGCGCGGCGACGATGTGGCCGATGATGAGGCTTATGATCTGGGGCAGGGCGCTGGCTTCTATCTGACGGCGACGCAAGAGCCATGGGCCAAGCATTACAAGATGGACCAGTATATCATGGAGGAGCTGCCTTCCGTGATCCGGTCCAACTTTGCCGCTGACATGCGCCGGCAGTCAATTTTTGGCCATTCCATGGGCGGACATGGCGCACTGGTGCTTGCGCTGCGCAATCCCGGTCATTTCCGCAGCGTGTCGGCCTTTTCGCCCATCGTGGCACCAAGCCAGGTGCCCTGGGGAGAGAAAGCGTTCTCTGCCTATCTCGGCGACGATAAGGACGCCTGGGAAGAGTGGGATGCGTGCGAGCTGGTCAGGAAGACGCAGCTCGAAACGACGATCCTTATCGATCAGGGCGAGGATGACCAGTTCCTGGAAGAGCAGCTGAAGCCGCGCCTCTTCGAAGAGGCATGCCGTGAGGCTGGACAGTCTCTGGCGATCCGCATGCGGCCGGGATACGACCATTCCTATTATTTCATCTCGACCTTCATGGATGATCACATCATGCATCACGCAAAGGCGCTTTACGGCTAA